One region of Juglans regia cultivar Chandler chromosome 4, Walnut 2.0, whole genome shotgun sequence genomic DNA includes:
- the LOC109020782 gene encoding squamosa promoter-binding protein 1-like yields the protein MATSRAEGKRSFKYKAVEEEEEEEEDVGDLGFGEDEKKKQREMMTSSSKRAYGSGGSTPVVVCQVENCKADFADAKPYHRRHKVCELHAKAPAVHLHGFQKRFCQQCSRFHLLSEFDENKRSCRKRLAGHNERRRKSFSDVHGEGSH from the exons ATGGCAACAAGCAGAGCTGAGGGAAAGAGGAGCTTCAAGTACAAGGCagtggaggaagaggaagaggaggaggaggatgttGGTGATTTAGGATTTGGAGAGGACgagaagaagaagcagagaGAAATGATGACTTCCTCTAGCAAGAGAGCTTATGGCAGTGGAGGGTCAACGCCGGTCGTTGTTTGCCAGGTGGAGAATTGCAAAGCTGATTTCGCCGATGCCAAGCCGTACCACCGGCGTCACAAGGTCTGTGAACTTCATGCTAAGGCTCCGGCTGTCCATCTTCATGGTTTCCAGAAAAGGTTTTGCCAGCAATGTAGCAG GTTCCATTTGTTATCGGAGTTTGATGAAAACAAGAGGAGTTGTCGGAAACGGCTAGCCGGACACAATGAGAGGCGACGGAAAAGTTTTTCTGATGTCCATGGAGAAGGCTCACATTGA